The Chiloscyllium punctatum isolate Juve2018m chromosome 30, sChiPun1.3, whole genome shotgun sequence genome includes a region encoding these proteins:
- the LOC140455197 gene encoding zinc-binding protein A33-like, producing MNMDSRQQFQSFIEDLICPICQDFFTKPVALNCEHNFCHTCITQSWKNKINSCPLCREEFRERNLRVNCVLANLAEKARKFNQNPQEMARKHHCEEHQEALKLFCETDKKLICVNCVDSQEHREHHFISIKEAVGIYKEKVKCSLTEKEAAVRETEQKRKQKISEIREKGSDLQSHITSSFAKMHQFLTEKEQRLIQDLREQEEKIVEPIEKNLLEIQEKLNFIQKKLSKLQEQMEYEDEILFLKDETSRTRRISDDYNKLPLADSTLSDENFNSFFQYTVWREIIDAIKPVPASLTLDPDTAHPDVIVNEDRTSVRLRDSDSFHFRSLYKLERFDPSFCVRGSEGFTSGRHYWEVEVGDGKEWALGVTRESAERKRVSIPSPETGFWCLYRDRLGRYLVSTFPSPTPLPPSERPQKIGVFLDYEGGQMSFYDADDVSHLYTFTQTFTERIVPIFRPGLDKKPLRICRIKSH from the exons ATGAACATGGATTCCAGACAACAATTCCAGAGTTTCATCGAGGATTTAATTTGTCCCATTTGTCAGGATTTCTTCACGAAACCAGTAGCACTGAATTGTGAACATAACTTCTGCCACACCTGTATCACCCAGAGTTGGAAAAATaagataaactcctgcccattatGCAGAGAGGAGTTTCGGGAAAGAAATCTCAGGGTAAATTGTGTCTTAGCGAATCTGGCCGAGAAAGCTCGAAAATTCAATCAGAATCCACAAGAGATGGCAAGGAAACATCACTGTGAGGAACATCAGGAAGCGCTGAAGCTGTTTTGTGAAACTGACAAGAAATTGATCTGTGTGAATTGTGTAGATTCACAAGAACATAGAGAGCACCATTTCATCTCGATTAAAGAAGCTGTTGGAATCTACAAG GAGAAGGTGAAATGCTCTCTTACAGAGAAGGAAGCAGCCGTTCGAGAAACTGAACAGAAACGGAAACAGAAGATTTCTGAAATTAGG GAAAAAGGGAGCGATCTGCAGAGCCACATCACATCCTCGTTCGCTAAAATGCACCAGTTCCTCACCGAGAAAGAGCAGCGTTTAATCCAAGATCTCAGGGAACAAGAAGAGAAGATTGTAGAACCAATAGAGAAAAATCTTCTAGAAATTCAGGAGAAGTTAAATTTTATTCAGAAAAAACTCTCGAAGTTACAGGAACAAATGGAATATGAAGATGAAATTTTATTTCTGAAG GATGAAACATCTCGGACAAGGAG GATTAGTGATGATTATAATAAACTGCCATTAGCAGATAGCACCTTGTCTGATGAAAATTTCAACAGCTTTTTCCAGTACACGGTGTGGAGAGAAATAATTGATGCCATTAAACCTG TTCCAGCCTCTCTGACCCTGGATCCGGACACAGCCCATCCTGATGTCATTGTGAATGAGGACCGGACCAGTGTGAGACTCAGAGACAGCGACAGCTTTCACTTCCGATCCCTGTACAAATTGGAGAGGTTTGATCCTTCATTCTGTGTCCGGGGCTCAGAGGGATTCACCTCAGGGCGACATTACTGGGAAGTGGAGGTGGGAGACGGGAAGGAATGGGCTCTGGGTGTGACCCGCGAGTCTGCCGAGAGAAAACGGGTATCCATCCCGAGCCCTGAGACTGGATTCTGGTGTCTGTATCGAGATCGCCTCGGTCGTTATTTGGTCAGTACCTTCCCCTCACCGACACCCCTTCCCCCGAGTGAGAGACCCCAGAAGATTGGCGTGTTCCTGGACTATGAAGGTGGACAGATGTCATTTTACGATGCGGACGATGTGTCCCATCTCTACACTTTCACCCAGACATTCACTGAGAGAATCGTTCCCATATTCCGTCCGGGACTTGATAAAAAACCGCTGAGAATCTGTAGGATTAAAAGTCACTGA